The DNA sequence TTTATACAAAAGGGTGGATCATTCATCAACTATTATATGGTAAGGTTGTATTATAGAAGTTACCAAGTTAAATCAGATTCCTGAACATCTCAATAAATGTAATTGGATGTTTTTATGATTCCAGTACCATGGAGGAACAAATTTTGGGCGAACTGCTGGTGGTCCTTTCATCGCTACCAGTTATGATTACGATGCTCCTCTGGATGAATATGGTACGCACAAAGCATTTTAGATGGGATATGTTACCCTGTCATTCATGTATCCTTTGTCTGGCAAATGATCAATCTTTGGACATTGCTTTAGTTGGAAAATCATTTCTAATTTGTTGAATGTTAGTCTATAATATAAGCTTCCCACATCAAGCGCCGTAAAGCTAACCCTCATCATCTCTCAcatctttcttttccttaaagTAATTAAAGGTCAATTTGATGCAGTAATTCTGTAAATAACTATTATTTTACTTGAACATGAACATTCATAGCTCTTTCTCTATGCAGGACTGTTGAGGCAACCTAAATGGGGCCATTTGAAAGATTTGCATAGAGCAATAAAGTTGTGCGAACCAGCTCTAGTTTCTAGTGATCCTACTGTAACACCCCTTGGACGTTATCAAGAGGTAAGCTACTTGTGATACTCTGAAACTTATTAtcttttgttctttatttttgtcCTTTTACATCGACTCTGAAGGTAACAGCTTCTGGTTAAATTATCACCTTATAGGCTCATGTATTCAAATCAAATTCTGGAGCTTGTGCCGCATTTCTTGCAAATTACAACCAAAGATCATTTGCAAAAGTGGCATTCGGGAACATGCATTACAACCTGCCTCCTTGGTCTATTAGCATTCTTCCTGACTGCAAGAACACAGTTTATAATACTGCAAGGGTGAGGGAAAAGCTTTTGATAAATTGATTATGTTCTCCAAATTTTCCACTCAGTTGTCGAGATTTATTAGAAGCTCCAAATTTATGAATGCTAACTTGACAAATAATTatcttttgtaaattatataaACGAGTCCTGTATGTGGCAAGAGAATCTTCTCAAAACTGTTTAAGTAGTTAGTCAAAGTTAGACCACCATTGGAATTCAGTCAATAATGTTTTGCCTTGTTTACCATGTGACAGATTGGTGCGCAAAGTGCACGGATGAAGATGCCCCGTGTTCCTATTCATGGAGGATTCTCTTGGCAGGCTTACAATGACGAAAGTGCCACGTATAGTGACACTTCATTTACCACAGCCGGATTATTGGAGCAGATAAATACCACTAGAGATGCCACTGATTATTTGTGGTACATGACAGAGTGAGTATTATATTACCCAACCAGTCGTTTTGATGAACTTTGTTTTAAGGAAATTACCCTCGGCTGATTCATACCATTGATTATCTTCCCTTTGCAGTGTTGAGATTGATCCCAATGAGTACTTTTTAAGAAGTGGAAATTATCCTGTACTCACAGTCTTATCAGCTGGTCATATTTTGCGTGTTTTCATCAACGGTCAACTTGCAGGTAGGCAACAGATTGATTTATATTGTTTCTGGCCATGCTACTTAAAGAGAGTGTACCAGTTATACTCTGTACTAAACAATGAATTGCATAAAGTGAATTGTGATCTATAAATTTATATGGCACACATGCTTTGAACTACGGTATACCTTTATCACTTTATGCTACAAGTTCAGTTTTCACCCTTCATCTTGTTTTCAAACACAACATAGTAAACAACATGTGTAATGTCTAATACAGCTGATTTATTGCTTAATCACTATTTAATATTCCCCAATAACATTTTATTACCAACTTTTTCTCAGGAACTGCTTATGGAAGTTTAGAAACCCCAAAACTAACATTTAATCAAGGTGTGAATTTGAGAGCTGGTAGCAACCAAATTGCTCTTCTCAGCATCGCTGTTGGTCTGCCGGTTAgtttcctcctctctctctctctaacttgCTCACATACTCACAACCCCAATGCATTTTGACTCTGTATTCTGTGATTTGTGTTCAGAACGTTGGGCCACATTTTGAGACATGGAATGCTGGCATTCTTGGCCCAGTCATATTAAATGGTCTTAATGAGGGAAGGAGGGACTTGTCATGGCAGAAATGGTCTTATAAGGTATGTTGTCACATTCCACTTTGCCTTCCCTTATGTTCCTAGTATGTAAGAGATTTATTAATTGCATCTTGTGAATCAGATTGGGCTTAAAGGAGAAGCTTTGAGTCTTCATTCGCTGAGTGGCAGTTCCTCAGTAGAGTGGACTCAGGGGTCTTTTGTGGCACAAAGGCAGCCTCTTACATGGTACAAAGTGAGTATTCAACTGAGACTTGTTTCTTAGGTTCTGGAGTTTACAACATAAACCATATTAAAATCTGTCCTTTTTGTAATGGTTCCAGACGACTTTCAATAGACCAGCTGGAAATTCGCCATTGGCTTTAGATATGGGCAGCATGGGCAAAGGCCAAGTATGGATAAATGGCCAGAGTATTGGCCGTTATTGGCCTGCTTATAAAGCATCTGGTACTTGTGGCGAATGTAACTACGCCGGAACATTTAGTGAGAAGAAATGCTTAAGTAACTGTGGGGAGGCTTCCCAGAGATGGTGAGTAAAAGCAAACTTGAGTTTTGAGCTGTGTTTATGCGTACTTAGAGTTACTGACAAAATGGTTAATGTTAATAACTTCAGGTATCATGTTCCTCGTTCATGGCTGAACCCAGCAGGCAATTTGTTGGTTGTGTTAGAAGAGTGGGGTGGCGATCCAAATGGGATATTTTTGGTCAGAAGGGAAGTAGATAGTATATGTGCTGATATTTATGAGTGGCAACCAAATCTTATGAGTTGGCAGATGCAAGTCTCAGGAAGGGTCAATAAACCTCTAAGGCCTAAAGCTCATTTGTCATGTGGCCCTGGGCAGAAAATCTCATCAATAAAGTTTGCTAGCTTCGGAACGCCAATAGGGGTTTGTGGAAGCTTCCGGGAAGGGGGCTGTCATGCTCACAAGTCTTATGATGCTTTTCAGAGGGTATACTATCTTGCTCAActattttcatctttttctttccatGTAACTggtaaatataaaattataaattctAATAGCATCTATGCCATGGaacttcctttcttcttttgagTTTGATGATTCAAATTATCAGCTCTTTCCAGCAAGTCCTCGGTCATATTAGCAAATCTGTTGTTATTTATGATCCAAGTCAACAAAGATGGTCAAGCTTTGGCTACATGGCCTCAGTTGTTTCAGAAGAATCTGAAAACCTTGAACATTATACCAAATAACTTTTGGCCTCTTCGTAGCTCATTTTAATGTTGTTATTCTTGTTTTTGTACTCCTACCCTCTCCTTTTCCGCTCCTGCATGAATATTAAAGAATGACTTTATTCTTGCAGAGTTGCATTGGACAGAACTCATGCTCAGTTACTGTATCACCTGAGAATTTTGGAGGGGATCCATGTCCAAATGTCATGAAGAAACTCTCTGTGGAGGCCATTTGCAGCTAATGGTTCCGAGTCTCAAATACACGAATGGAGGTCCTAATATTGATTTCTTCACACTGTTACAACACAGCAATTTCGGTTAATTATCATTCGGTAAGCTAAAATCTACGCACAAGATCAGCGCAACCATTCAATTTTGGCTTCTCCTAGGTGAAGTTGTACAAATATACAACACACCACATGGTTGAAAGCCTATAAGAGATTGTGATGATTGTGGGAGAGTCTGGATATAAGCTTTATGTACATACTATCCTCTGATTCAATGGTTCCATGCAAGCTACAAAAGATGTGGAATCAAAGCGTGGTGGATCGGAAGCACATCGAGATGATACTAATTTTGAGTCCATGTGCAACTGCTTAGTTAGTATGGAAGCATCTGGTTTCCAAGTAATTTAAATACTTCAATTTCGAGTTGAGAAGCAATTGCTTCATTGctttattattattgtaatttgtAAGAAAGTTTTCAATGGTAATAGTATCAACTTATTATCAAACTCTCTGGCATGGGTGCTTAACTGCTTAGTTGCTTACCTGGTGCTGTCTGAAAGTTTCATTCCAATTCACAGGTCACAACCACACCCTTCTTTGAATAATCAAAATATGTACCAAGTAATCCAATTTTGTAGTCTTGCAcgattattttttttaaccGGAGCCGGCCAACCCACAAGAGCGCCGTTCCTCACTGTAACTTGAAACTTCTTAATTACATCGACAGGGAATATATATCATAAATGTTATATATATTGTTCGAGTTTATCATTTTACTTGAACTTGAGATCCTAGCTCAACTAGTCTGATTTGCTAGCTGCGCCATTGCAAGTTTGCAACCATTGCTAATACATATAACTTTTTCAGGTCATCTGGGCCTGGCAAATGAGAGGGTTGGGCGGGTTTTAACGGTTGCGATCTTAACGGATTATAAAGGGTTGAACTTGATGAGTTTGTGGGTTACCCCGTTAAGACTGTTATTTTATTAAACTCTTTTTCAATCCATTACCCGTTAAGAtccattaacaaaaaaaatagccACTAAAACCCGTTAAGATCTgctaacaaaaaattaaaactaattatctttttcattttttgaaaCTGTTTTCCAACTCATTACCCATTGAAACTCTTTTTCATTGTTGCTTTGGAAATCAACAAATTTAAAGCAAAATAGCAAACCATTACATGAAACTATCAAAAGTTAATACATAATAGACTCAAAATTCTCATAGTcatgaaattaaaattgaaattgaaatatacAAGTACTCCAAATTCATAAATGAACATATAGATCCACTAAAATCATTGATTAAAAATGTTTGTTTGTCCTTTTGGTCGAGATGGGTGatgaaactgaaattaaaaagaTATTCAGTTGGTATGGCTTTGTCATTCCAATGTTAAATCCAGCACGTCTTCAATAAGTTGCTCTTGGTCTAAAATATACAAACAGAAAGAGAGGCAAACTAAGATAAAAAAGATATTCACATGATGAGAACATAAGAAATTAATACAATAACCAAGTGATAGAGAGTTTACATTTCTTACTGAACATTCAACCTCGAGTACATAACAATGCTTGAACGGGTCAGTGAGCCGTGACCTGTTGGTTAGTCAGCCAAACTAACATTGTGGAGGTCAcgggttcaaatctcactgacatcaggAATGTGATAGGGTGGGGAGTTACATTGTCGtccagtcaaaaaaaaaaaaaaaaaaaaaaaaaaaaagcttgaaCGGTACAAAGAAGCAAAGCTAGCTACTTCATGTGGTCCAAATATCAAACAGTGAGCTGGTAACATGCTAGTCACCACAATGAATCAAGTTTAATTGATAGTATCTAATTCATACGCATAATGTACCTAGATGCAAACCTCTGTTTGATATGATTAATCAAGCTGTGCATTCATCTGCATCCTTATATGCTTAATTGCAACCCATTTATTTGTATATGGCAGTCCTTAACTCTAAAACAGTG is a window from the Rosa chinensis cultivar Old Blush chromosome 2, RchiOBHm-V2, whole genome shotgun sequence genome containing:
- the LOC112187465 gene encoding beta-galactosidase 1 — protein: MGLRLVMWNVVALLLLLCSCFSSVKASVSYDSKSIVINGQRRILISGSIHYPRSTPEMWPDLIQKAKKGGLDVIQTYVFWNGHEPSPGKYYFGDNYDLVKFIKLVQQAGLYVHLRIGPYVCAEWNFGGFPVWLKYIPGIQFRTDNGPFKDQMQRFTTKIVNMMKAERLFESHGGPIILSQIENEYGPMEYEIGAPGKAYTDWAAQMAVGLNTGVPWVMCKQDDAPDPVINACNGFYCDYFSPNKAYKPKMWTEAWTGWFTEFGGAVPYRPAEDLAFSVAKFIQKGGSFINYYMYHGGTNFGRTAGGPFIATSYDYDAPLDEYGLLRQPKWGHLKDLHRAIKLCEPALVSSDPTVTPLGRYQEAHVFKSNSGACAAFLANYNQRSFAKVAFGNMHYNLPPWSISILPDCKNTVYNTARIGAQSARMKMPRVPIHGGFSWQAYNDESATYSDTSFTTAGLLEQINTTRDATDYLWYMTDVEIDPNEYFLRSGNYPVLTVLSAGHILRVFINGQLAGTAYGSLETPKLTFNQGVNLRAGSNQIALLSIAVGLPNVGPHFETWNAGILGPVILNGLNEGRRDLSWQKWSYKIGLKGEALSLHSLSGSSSVEWTQGSFVAQRQPLTWYKTTFNRPAGNSPLALDMGSMGKGQVWINGQSIGRYWPAYKASGTCGECNYAGTFSEKKCLSNCGEASQRWYHVPRSWLNPAGNLLVVLEEWGGDPNGIFLVRREVDSICADIYEWQPNLMSWQMQVSGRVNKPLRPKAHLSCGPGQKISSIKFASFGTPIGVCGSFREGGCHAHKSYDAFQRSCIGQNSCSVTVSPENFGGDPCPNVMKKLSVEAICS